In a genomic window of Agarivorans albus:
- a CDS encoding alpha/beta hydrolase, translating into MLCLTHLFRKPASLLLGVVSLGISSLSMAQDFTENCVNINSQQQLIEQYIEQAPYRQALPSKTATFSYSQDQSYQAYLDYAQNLIAQRNPRAMMSCPLSSQSYQLLAKQQQWLGMPKVVQLIAPFELSHTDNSKAVLLIHGLTDSPYHFHDLAWHFYQQGYDVRTLLLPGHGTAPSDLVNVTYKQWQQAADYAIERTAKDYQQVYLGGFSTGGALILNHLLEQPDNKPAIKGVMLWSPASQASSGVAWMAKYVSWLSTWLDKEGDIDFAKYESFPYNAGAQVHGLMKRMNKRLAKADTLPDIPLLVVASEHDQTISTAVTLELLGQWQSKQTGAAKSANHLVYYGEQSSIPEALNSKVMVEFPSCTTASCSAVKDVAHTATINAPSNPHYGENGHYRNCSHYLADLPSYQQCKQSKSVVKGEKTEQNLAQYPHLQRLSYNPYYQKMLRSIEQFMQ; encoded by the coding sequence ATGCTTTGTTTAACCCACCTTTTTCGTAAACCCGCTAGTTTATTGCTAGGGGTTGTAAGCTTGGGCATTAGCTCGTTGAGCATGGCACAAGACTTCACAGAAAACTGTGTAAACATTAACTCTCAGCAGCAGTTAATTGAGCAATACATTGAACAAGCTCCCTATCGCCAAGCTCTTCCCAGTAAAACCGCTACCTTTTCTTATTCTCAAGATCAAAGCTACCAAGCCTATTTAGATTATGCCCAGAACCTGATTGCTCAACGTAACCCACGGGCAATGATGAGCTGCCCGCTATCTAGCCAAAGCTATCAGTTACTCGCCAAGCAACAACAGTGGTTAGGCATGCCAAAAGTGGTACAGCTTATTGCCCCCTTTGAACTTAGCCACACCGATAACAGCAAAGCCGTGTTGCTCATTCACGGTTTAACCGATTCTCCATATCATTTTCACGATTTAGCCTGGCATTTTTACCAACAAGGTTACGATGTAAGAACACTACTACTTCCTGGCCATGGCACCGCGCCTTCAGATTTGGTCAACGTTACTTATAAGCAATGGCAGCAAGCGGCTGACTATGCCATTGAGCGCACCGCAAAAGATTATCAGCAGGTTTATCTAGGCGGGTTCTCTACCGGCGGAGCGCTAATTCTTAACCATCTTTTGGAACAACCAGACAATAAACCAGCCATTAAAGGTGTGATGTTGTGGTCTCCGGCCTCGCAAGCCAGCAGCGGCGTAGCATGGATGGCAAAATATGTTAGCTGGTTAAGCACGTGGTTAGATAAAGAAGGTGACATCGATTTTGCTAAGTACGAGTCTTTTCCCTACAACGCTGGCGCTCAAGTTCATGGCTTAATGAAACGCATGAACAAACGCTTGGCTAAAGCCGATACACTGCCAGATATTCCCTTGCTAGTTGTTGCCAGCGAACACGACCAAACCATTAGCACCGCTGTTACCCTAGAACTATTAGGCCAATGGCAAAGCAAACAAACTGGCGCGGCTAAATCTGCCAATCATCTAGTTTATTATGGGGAACAAAGCAGTATTCCAGAAGCGCTTAACAGTAAGGTAATGGTAGAGTTTCCAAGTTGCACCACCGCCTCTTGCTCAGCAGTAAAAGACGTTGCGCATACGGCCACTATTAATGCCCCAAGTAACCCACATTATGGGGAAAATGGTCACTACCGCAATTGCAGCCATTACTTAGCCGATTTACCGAGCTACCAGCAATGCAAACAATCTAAGAGCGTAGTGAAAGGTGAAAAAACCGAGCAAAACTTAGCGCAATACCCACATTTACAGCGTTTGAGCTACAACCCTTATTATCAGAAAATGCTTCGCAGCATTGAGCAGTTCATGCAATAA
- a CDS encoding GGDEF domain-containing protein produces MLEKLKKSDLLQPYSKDKYQQQQELALPQSLRLAYVVSAVYLILGISHLLVIDEPSQRWILASMALASSLLIYVSTRYLPKIINPATTAMHLVVVALMLANSLTHMALTEDIIQSSTLMLVVVATGGFMIERTLLLLALLVAAAGWSTLVVQMDQDTNTVVHFAFGLGMSSIVALILFSHRVGVFNQLINQRRQLKHIAEVDQLSLCLRRHAFDEKAEALLAQSGQRAFSVLYCDLDYFKLLNDSMGHAMGDQALRRFGELLNTLAKPHQLVVGRMGGEEFVLAGCMSEEQASNLAQQIVQHLEDLHIAHPESLSSMYLTCSVGVASSAIDHDFSSLCKYADKALYIAKRSGRNQYQLHNHYQLPEGMKMPADVQA; encoded by the coding sequence TTGTTAGAGAAACTCAAAAAGTCAGATTTGTTGCAGCCTTATAGCAAAGACAAATATCAACAGCAGCAAGAACTGGCATTACCACAAAGCTTACGCTTGGCTTATGTGGTTAGTGCAGTGTATTTAATTTTGGGGATTTCTCACCTTCTGGTTATAGATGAGCCGAGTCAGCGTTGGATTTTAGCGAGTATGGCGTTGGCCTCTAGCTTGCTTATTTATGTTAGTACTCGCTATTTACCCAAGATTATTAACCCAGCTACTACCGCAATGCATTTGGTTGTAGTGGCATTAATGCTGGCGAATTCGTTAACCCACATGGCACTCACTGAGGACATTATTCAAAGTAGTACCTTGATGTTAGTCGTTGTTGCAACCGGCGGCTTTATGATAGAGCGCACCCTGTTGTTACTGGCCCTGTTGGTGGCTGCCGCTGGCTGGTCTACCTTGGTTGTGCAGATGGACCAAGACACTAACACGGTAGTGCATTTTGCCTTTGGTTTGGGCATGAGCTCGATTGTCGCGCTGATTTTGTTTAGTCACCGTGTTGGTGTATTCAACCAATTGATAAATCAACGTAGACAGCTAAAACACATTGCCGAGGTTGATCAGCTAAGTTTGTGTTTACGTCGTCACGCCTTTGATGAAAAAGCTGAAGCCTTGTTAGCTCAAAGTGGCCAGCGCGCCTTTTCGGTTTTGTATTGCGATTTAGATTATTTTAAGTTGCTTAACGACAGTATGGGCCATGCGATGGGAGACCAAGCCTTACGCCGCTTTGGTGAATTACTGAATACCTTGGCGAAACCCCATCAACTCGTTGTAGGGCGTATGGGTGGCGAAGAGTTTGTATTGGCAGGTTGTATGAGCGAGGAGCAGGCCAGCAATTTAGCGCAACAAATAGTGCAACACCTGGAAGACCTGCATATTGCCCACCCAGAATCCTTAAGTTCTATGTACCTTACTTGTAGTGTGGGCGTTGCCAGCTCGGCAATCGACCATGACTTTTCATCCTTGTGTAAGTACGCCGATAAAGCCTTATACATTGCCAAGCGAAGTGGCCGCAATCAATATCAGTTGCACAATCATTACCAGCTTCCGGAAGGAATGAAAATGCCCGCAGACGTGCAGGCATAG
- a CDS encoding 2TM domain-containing protein, with amino-acid sequence MNNSYSPQQLEQIIALALRQQQDQQNFVSESELFDIAEQSGLDAEQTEAALKVWQQQQQQRRAQWKKLLAFKIHAGSYILISCMLFLIDWLTGGPWWFFWPMLGMGIGLFSHGLGFLKVWRKLAQPTQVAGLSFKRCRF; translated from the coding sequence ATGAACAATAGTTATTCGCCGCAACAGTTAGAACAAATTATTGCTTTGGCCTTACGCCAGCAACAAGACCAACAAAACTTTGTTAGTGAGTCTGAATTGTTTGATATTGCCGAGCAATCTGGATTGGATGCCGAACAAACCGAAGCTGCGCTCAAGGTGTGGCAACAACAGCAGCAACAGCGACGCGCGCAATGGAAAAAACTATTAGCCTTTAAAATCCATGCGGGGAGTTATATTTTGATTAGCTGCATGTTGTTTTTGATTGATTGGCTAACCGGAGGACCGTGGTGGTTTTTTTGGCCAATGTTAGGCATGGGCATTGGTTTATTTAGTCATGGCTTAGGCTTTTTAAAGGTATGGCGAAAACTTGCTCAACCCACTCAGGTAGCAGGATTATCGTTTAAAAGGTGTCGCTTTTAA
- a CDS encoding AbgT family transporter: MSSTTTSEPAPNKGGIARFLDTIERVGNKLPDPAMLFLGLMFFVWLLSAGLSYLSFSEIDPRSSETIVINNLLSAEWLTTWMTNMVKIFTGFAPLGVVLVAVLGVGVAERSGYINAALKAMLKVTPAKMITPAVVLIGVISSVATDAGYVVVIPLAGVIFHAMGRHPIAGITAAFAGVSGGFCANFIPSGLDPLLQSFTQSSAQLSDPDMMVNPLNNWFFASASCLPIVATIWYITDKIVEPRLQKNSPIADDLDVASDMHSTSKQETFAFRVASLVMLALIGLLVAAAWGEGSSLRDADGSLTSFSAPMMQIIVPLIFIFFVIPGVVFGYLNGSFKNSDDVVAAMSKTMETMGHYIVMAFFCSMFVWAFGQSNIGVLMAVKGANFLQAIGMGAPATIVGMIVLVVLINLAVGSSSAKWALISPVLVPMLMQMNISPDLVQAAYRVGDSSSNIITPLMPYFPLVVVYCQKYVKGTGIGTLVATMLPYSIALAIFWTIFLLAYWALGLPLGLGASYVYPAPL, encoded by the coding sequence ATGAGTTCTACCACTACCAGTGAGCCAGCCCCAAATAAGGGCGGTATCGCACGCTTCTTAGACACTATTGAGCGTGTAGGTAATAAATTGCCTGATCCAGCAATGCTATTCCTTGGATTGATGTTTTTTGTATGGCTGCTTTCCGCCGGCCTATCTTATCTAAGTTTCAGCGAAATTGATCCTCGCAGTAGCGAAACCATCGTCATTAACAACCTGCTTAGCGCCGAGTGGCTTACCACTTGGATGACCAACATGGTTAAAATCTTCACCGGTTTTGCGCCATTGGGCGTAGTGCTCGTAGCGGTATTAGGTGTAGGCGTTGCAGAGCGCTCCGGCTACATTAACGCAGCCTTAAAAGCGATGTTAAAAGTAACGCCAGCCAAAATGATTACTCCCGCAGTAGTATTGATTGGCGTTATTTCTAGCGTGGCTACCGATGCAGGTTACGTGGTAGTTATTCCGTTAGCTGGGGTAATTTTCCACGCTATGGGTCGCCACCCTATTGCAGGTATCACCGCTGCCTTTGCCGGTGTATCTGGCGGTTTTTGTGCAAACTTTATCCCCTCTGGTTTAGATCCTTTACTACAAAGCTTTACCCAAAGCTCGGCGCAGCTGTCTGATCCAGACATGATGGTTAACCCGCTAAATAACTGGTTCTTTGCTTCTGCTTCTTGTTTACCTATTGTGGCTACCATTTGGTACATCACCGATAAAATCGTTGAGCCTCGCCTACAAAAAAATAGCCCGATAGCCGACGACTTAGACGTAGCTTCTGACATGCATTCTACCAGCAAGCAAGAAACCTTCGCGTTTCGTGTAGCAAGCTTAGTAATGTTAGCCTTAATCGGCTTATTGGTTGCAGCCGCATGGGGAGAAGGTTCTAGCTTGCGTGACGCAGACGGCTCGCTCACCAGCTTTAGCGCACCAATGATGCAAATCATCGTGCCACTTATCTTCATCTTCTTTGTGATTCCAGGTGTGGTATTTGGCTACTTAAACGGTAGCTTCAAAAACTCTGATGACGTAGTGGCTGCCATGTCTAAAACCATGGAAACCATGGGCCACTACATTGTTATGGCCTTCTTCTGCTCTATGTTTGTATGGGCCTTTGGCCAATCTAACATTGGCGTACTTATGGCAGTGAAAGGTGCTAACTTCCTGCAAGCCATTGGTATGGGCGCGCCCGCAACCATTGTAGGCATGATTGTGTTGGTGGTGTTAATTAACTTAGCAGTGGGTTCTTCATCAGCTAAATGGGCATTAATTTCGCCAGTTCTAGTGCCAATGCTAATGCAAATGAACATCTCACCAGACTTAGTGCAGGCCGCTTACCGCGTTGGTGATTCTAGCTCTAACATCATCACTCCATTAATGCCTTACTTCCCCTTGGTTGTAGTGTACTGTCAGAAATACGTAAAAGGCACCGGCATCGGTACTTTAGTAGCTACCATGCTGCCATATTCTATTGCTCTGGCCATTTTCTGGACGATATTCCTACTGGCTTATTGGGCACTAGGTTTACCACTGGGTCTTGGCGCAAGCTACGTATACCCAGCACCTCTGTAG
- a CDS encoding TRAP transporter large permease: MGLVILMAVFVIGVIIGTPVAFALGIAAVSAFAYEGLPLLIAFQRITAGISVFSLMAIPFFIFAGELMFHGGIAMRLVRFASSAVGAVRGGLGVVNVMSSMLFGGISGSAVADISALGSILIPVMKKKGYDEDYAVNVTVTSSIAGIMIPPSHNMILYAVAAGGGISISQLFLAGVVPGVLMCVCLAITAYIVAVKRGYSAEKFPGFVVLFTHFVVALPGLLTAVIIVGGVLSGVFTVTESGAFGTIYALVVTVVVYRQLTWDKFKTAVVNSVKTTSMVMVLIACAAAFAYMLTYFQVPSKMIDFLSGISDNPIVIILLINLMLLLLGMVMDMAALILICTPIFLPVAQSLGIDPLQFGMILMMNLGLGLCTPPVGACLFVGCAVGKVPMESAVKSIWPFYIAILVALVLTTFIPQVSLALPMWLAG, from the coding sequence ATGGGTTTAGTTATTTTGATGGCTGTGTTTGTAATTGGGGTGATTATTGGCACGCCAGTGGCGTTTGCTTTAGGCATTGCTGCGGTCTCTGCTTTTGCTTACGAAGGATTACCGCTGCTAATTGCGTTTCAGCGGATTACTGCTGGCATTAGCGTGTTTTCCTTAATGGCTATCCCGTTTTTTATTTTTGCTGGCGAATTGATGTTTCATGGCGGTATTGCCATGCGCTTAGTGCGTTTTGCGTCTTCGGCGGTTGGAGCGGTGCGCGGCGGCTTAGGTGTAGTGAATGTTATGTCTTCAATGTTATTTGGCGGCATTTCGGGTTCGGCGGTGGCCGATATTTCTGCATTAGGCTCGATCCTCATTCCGGTAATGAAGAAAAAAGGTTACGACGAAGACTATGCAGTGAATGTAACGGTAACGTCTTCGATTGCCGGCATTATGATCCCGCCTAGCCACAATATGATTTTGTATGCAGTAGCAGCCGGCGGTGGTATTTCTATTTCCCAGCTGTTTCTAGCCGGCGTCGTGCCGGGCGTATTAATGTGTGTATGTTTAGCGATTACCGCTTACATCGTTGCAGTAAAACGCGGCTATTCAGCGGAAAAATTCCCCGGTTTTGTGGTGCTATTTACTCACTTTGTAGTGGCCTTACCGGGTTTGCTTACTGCAGTAATTATTGTGGGCGGGGTGTTATCGGGCGTATTCACTGTGACTGAATCTGGCGCCTTTGGCACTATTTACGCGCTGGTGGTTACAGTAGTGGTTTATCGTCAACTTACCTGGGACAAATTTAAAACGGCGGTGGTTAACTCGGTGAAAACCACCTCGATGGTGATGGTGTTAATCGCCTGTGCGGCAGCCTTTGCTTACATGCTTACTTACTTCCAAGTGCCGAGCAAAATGATTGATTTTCTTAGTGGTATTTCCGATAACCCGATTGTGATCATTTTGCTGATTAACCTGATGTTATTGCTGTTAGGTATGGTGATGGACATGGCAGCGTTGATATTAATTTGCACGCCAATATTTTTGCCTGTGGCGCAATCATTAGGTATCGACCCTTTGCAGTTTGGCATGATTTTAATGATGAACTTAGGGCTAGGTTTATGTACGCCACCAGTGGGTGCATGTTTATTTGTTGGCTGCGCGGTGGGTAAGGTACCGATGGAATCAGCAGTAAAATCGATATGGCCGTTTTACATCGCTATTTTAGTCGCCTTAGTGCTCACTACATTTATTCCGCAAGTCTCCTTAGCTTTGCCAATGTGGTTAGCGGGGTAA
- a CDS encoding TRAP transporter small permease: MFEQADALKRSRYDRFLDYLSQLSLLVAGIALVVLTLTFGWLVFGRYVLNSTPTWVEQLSLLLVVLIAFLGASVGIHKNTHLGVSFFYDRSPFWLQQLFQLISQLSLAIFGCVMMVNSYQLMLFKWGSDIPLLGVPEGIRAIPIMLCGGLVLLYSIGHLIHLFHRVKAALMR; encoded by the coding sequence ATGTTTGAGCAAGCTGATGCGCTTAAGCGCTCGCGCTACGATCGGTTTCTTGATTACTTAAGCCAGCTTAGCTTGTTAGTGGCGGGGATTGCTTTAGTGGTGCTTACACTAACTTTTGGCTGGTTGGTGTTTGGCCGATATGTGTTGAACTCCACGCCCACTTGGGTAGAGCAACTATCACTGTTGCTGGTGGTGTTGATTGCATTTTTAGGAGCCTCGGTAGGTATTCATAAAAACACTCACTTGGGCGTATCTTTTTTTTACGACCGCAGCCCCTTTTGGTTGCAGCAGTTATTCCAGCTAATTTCGCAACTTTCTCTGGCCATATTTGGCTGCGTAATGATGGTAAACAGTTACCAACTAATGCTGTTTAAGTGGGGTTCTGACATCCCCTTGCTGGGTGTGCCTGAAGGGATTAGAGCTATTCCCATTATGCTATGTGGCGGCTTGGTTTTGCTTTATTCAATTGGTCATCTTATTCATTTATTTCATCGGGTAAAAGCGGCCCTTATGCGCTAG
- a CDS encoding TRAP transporter substrate-binding protein, producing the protein MKQRNKALLSASLLSLALGLSVSAQATEWKGWNIHKAGYPNTVGMDKFAELVEQKSNGDFSIKMYHAGVLGNQPDAIEQVRIGGLEIGNFSLGPIGPIVKEANVLSLPFVFDDVAHMHKAMDGAVGDQINAAMEKKGLISLAWYDAGARSFYNSKKPITQPADITGMKVRVMNNDLYSGMVSALGGNPSPIAYAEVYQSLKTGVVDGAENGWPEYESMGHFEVAGYYSLSQHLIIPQCLCVNASAFRRLPEAQQQMLIEAAQESAQVQRNLWAQREAFSRDKVVKAGVKLNEISEKEPFQLAMQPVYDKYLGENPELKPLVMLIKNTK; encoded by the coding sequence ATGAAACAGCGTAACAAAGCGTTACTTTCGGCTAGTTTACTAAGTTTGGCACTAGGCTTAAGTGTTAGCGCACAGGCTACAGAGTGGAAAGGCTGGAATATTCACAAAGCGGGTTACCCAAACACCGTGGGCATGGATAAATTTGCTGAATTGGTCGAGCAGAAATCCAACGGCGATTTTAGTATTAAAATGTACCATGCTGGCGTATTAGGCAATCAACCCGACGCCATTGAACAAGTGCGCATTGGCGGCTTAGAAATTGGCAACTTTAGCCTTGGCCCTATTGGTCCGATAGTGAAAGAAGCTAATGTATTGTCGCTACCTTTTGTATTTGACGATGTCGCCCATATGCACAAAGCGATGGATGGCGCAGTAGGCGATCAAATTAATGCCGCTATGGAGAAAAAAGGCTTAATTAGCTTAGCTTGGTACGACGCAGGAGCGCGCTCGTTTTATAACTCCAAAAAACCGATTACTCAACCTGCAGATATTACCGGCATGAAAGTGCGGGTGATGAACAATGATTTGTATTCTGGCATGGTATCGGCGCTAGGTGGTAACCCTTCTCCAATTGCTTATGCAGAAGTATATCAGTCGCTTAAAACCGGTGTTGTTGATGGTGCCGAAAATGGATGGCCTGAATACGAATCGATGGGACATTTTGAAGTGGCCGGTTACTACTCGTTATCACAACATCTAATTATTCCCCAGTGCCTATGTGTAAATGCCAGTGCATTCCGACGTCTGCCAGAGGCGCAGCAGCAAATGTTAATAGAAGCAGCGCAAGAGTCTGCTCAAGTGCAGCGAAATTTGTGGGCGCAACGCGAAGCATTTAGCCGAGACAAGGTCGTTAAAGCCGGCGTTAAGCTAAACGAAATTAGCGAAAAAGAACCTTTCCAATTAGCGATGCAACCAGTGTATGACAAGTATTTGGGTGAGAACCCAGAGCTTAAACCTTTGGTTATGTTGATTAAAAACACTAAGTAA
- a CDS encoding pentapeptide repeat-containing protein → MTEPTTLLAAKQPVEYLFEPSDNEGLVEHRQFCELDWSMLEQTNLSFSQCIFVDCDFSEANLTELSFERCQLLNCNFSGAVLTASRFINCGLYDRKRQRACDFSGADLCQAEFKACDISTANFSRAELFDVVIEHCHAQGCRFEFADFSKAVSRKVVFSAANLSHSNFSLSDFEGVNLAKCDLHGCNLSEAVLNRVNLEGANLSASIFSPSTYQGLQLFQADLRNADIAGIDIRQIDLSGVKIFSWQMEALIESLGMVVYPDN, encoded by the coding sequence ATGACAGAGCCTACCACCCTGTTGGCAGCCAAACAGCCTGTCGAATATCTGTTCGAGCCAAGTGATAACGAGGGCTTAGTTGAGCATCGTCAATTCTGTGAATTAGACTGGAGTATGCTTGAGCAAACTAACCTTAGCTTTAGCCAGTGTATTTTTGTGGATTGCGATTTTAGTGAAGCTAATTTAACCGAGCTGAGTTTTGAACGTTGCCAGCTGCTTAATTGTAATTTTAGTGGGGCGGTTTTAACTGCGAGCCGATTTATTAACTGCGGCTTATACGACCGAAAACGCCAACGCGCTTGTGACTTTAGCGGTGCAGACCTTTGCCAAGCCGAATTTAAAGCCTGCGATATTTCTACTGCTAACTTTAGCCGAGCTGAGTTATTTGATGTGGTGATTGAGCATTGTCATGCGCAAGGCTGCCGCTTTGAGTTTGCCGACTTCTCCAAGGCCGTGAGCAGAAAAGTAGTATTTAGTGCTGCCAATCTTAGCCATAGCAACTTTAGTTTGAGCGATTTTGAAGGGGTTAACTTAGCTAAGTGCGATTTGCATGGCTGTAACTTGAGTGAAGCTGTGCTAAACCGAGTAAACCTTGAGGGCGCGAATCTTAGCGCTAGCATATTTTCGCCAAGCACTTACCAAGGTTTACAGTTGTTTCAAGCTGATTTACGTAATGCTGATATTGCCGGTATTGATATACGCCAGATAGATTTGTCTGGGGTAAAGATTTTTAGCTGGCAAATGGAGGCCTTAATAGAAAGCTTAGGGATGGTGGTGTATCCCGATAACTAG
- a CDS encoding DNA topoisomerase III → MRLYIAEKPSLARAIAAVLPKPQQKHNGYIQLANGDCVTWCIGHLLEQAEPEHYDAKFKQWRLEHLPIFPDKWQWKAKSKTASQLKAIKSLVKQASSIVHAGDPDREGQLLVDLVIEHSKAKVTLKQQCQRLLISDLNPAAVSRALKQLKSNQEFSALSTSALARSRADWLYGINLTRAYTLKGQQQGYSGVLSVGRVQTPILGLVVRRDQEIAEFVSRPYYQVEAHLHTEQAEAFTALWQPSEACEPYQDEEGRVLSRPLAEHVVKRVNQQAGLVQSLKQQDKQQAPPLPYNLSSLQIDAAKRFAYSAKQVLDICQGLYERHNLITYPRSDSRYLPKQHHAEAPKVVAAIQANSQHLEKACVDADLTKRSKAWNDAKVEAHHAIIPTEKRYAVAKLGEAERNVYELIARQYLLQFYPHYQYAHTEANIVIADGHFKATANQIKELGWKALFPQKKSAEDMATLPPLKQGQVLQCVDARVLDKQTQPPKAFTDATLLAAMTGIAKYVQDPSLKAVLKDTDGLGTEATRAGILELLFKRGFLLRQAKQIHASDSGKALINALPALCTWPDMTAHWETQLNAISQKAQSYQGFMQGMQGQLSQLVEQSASVNAQAFAGLAKPASNKAYRKKRTNNKGGSRSYTKRAGSSAKKTSRKAKPAA, encoded by the coding sequence TTGCGTTTATATATTGCCGAAAAACCCAGCCTTGCCCGCGCCATCGCCGCGGTATTGCCTAAACCTCAACAAAAGCATAATGGCTATATTCAGCTGGCCAATGGCGATTGCGTTACTTGGTGCATTGGTCACTTGTTGGAGCAAGCCGAACCAGAACATTACGACGCCAAATTTAAGCAATGGCGCTTAGAACACTTACCTATTTTCCCCGACAAATGGCAGTGGAAAGCCAAATCTAAAACCGCTTCGCAGCTTAAAGCGATTAAAAGCTTAGTGAAACAAGCCAGCAGTATTGTACATGCCGGTGATCCAGACCGTGAAGGCCAATTGTTGGTAGATTTAGTGATTGAACACAGCAAAGCCAAAGTGACTCTTAAGCAGCAATGTCAGCGTTTGTTGATTAGTGATTTAAACCCAGCGGCAGTAAGTCGCGCCTTAAAACAGCTAAAATCCAATCAAGAGTTTTCTGCACTTTCTACCTCTGCATTGGCGCGCTCTCGCGCCGATTGGTTATATGGCATTAATCTAACTCGCGCTTATACCCTAAAAGGCCAGCAGCAAGGTTACTCAGGAGTTCTGTCGGTTGGGCGAGTACAAACCCCTATTTTGGGTTTAGTGGTACGGCGTGACCAAGAGATCGCCGAATTTGTTAGTCGCCCGTATTACCAAGTAGAAGCTCATCTGCACACCGAGCAAGCAGAAGCTTTTACCGCGCTGTGGCAACCTAGTGAAGCTTGCGAACCTTATCAAGATGAAGAAGGGCGGGTGCTTAGCCGGCCTCTGGCAGAGCATGTAGTTAAACGGGTGAATCAGCAAGCGGGCTTGGTGCAATCACTTAAACAGCAAGATAAACAACAAGCGCCACCGCTGCCTTACAATTTATCCAGTTTGCAAATTGATGCAGCCAAACGTTTTGCTTATAGCGCCAAACAGGTTTTGGATATATGTCAGGGTTTGTACGAGCGACATAACTTAATTACTTACCCTCGCTCCGATAGCCGTTATCTACCCAAGCAGCATCATGCTGAAGCGCCTAAGGTGGTAGCTGCTATTCAGGCTAATAGTCAGCACCTAGAAAAGGCCTGTGTAGACGCCGATTTAACTAAACGCAGCAAGGCTTGGAATGATGCTAAAGTTGAAGCCCACCATGCGATTATTCCTACCGAGAAGCGTTATGCAGTGGCGAAATTAGGTGAGGCTGAACGCAATGTGTATGAGCTGATTGCCCGCCAATATCTACTACAGTTTTATCCGCATTATCAGTACGCCCATACCGAGGCCAATATTGTTATTGCCGATGGGCACTTTAAAGCCACCGCTAACCAGATTAAAGAGCTAGGTTGGAAGGCATTGTTTCCGCAGAAAAAGTCGGCAGAAGACATGGCTACTCTGCCGCCGCTAAAGCAAGGGCAAGTGCTGCAGTGTGTGGATGCTAGAGTGCTAGATAAACAAACCCAGCCTCCAAAAGCCTTTACCGATGCCACCTTGCTAGCCGCTATGACCGGCATTGCTAAATACGTGCAAGATCCCAGCTTAAAAGCGGTGTTAAAAGATACCGATGGCTTAGGCACCGAAGCTACGCGAGCAGGCATTTTAGAGCTGTTATTCAAGCGTGGCTTTTTACTGCGCCAGGCTAAACAAATTCATGCCAGTGACAGTGGCAAGGCCTTAATCAATGCGCTCCCAGCGTTGTGCACTTGGCCAGACATGACCGCCCACTGGGAAACCCAACTTAATGCCATTAGTCAAAAAGCCCAAAGCTACCAAGGTTTTATGCAAGGCATGCAAGGTCAGCTGAGCCAATTGGTTGAGCAGAGTGCTAGTGTAAATGCGCAAGCTTTTGCTGGTTTGGCTAAACCTGCTAGCAACAAAGCTTATCGAAAAAAGCGAACCAACAATAAAGGCGGCAGCCGAAGCTATACCAAGCGCGCGGGAAGTTCAGCCAAAAAGACCTCACGCAAAGCTAAGCCTGCAGCATAA